In Microvirga sp. 17 mud 1-3, the genomic window CCTCGCGGCCGTTGCGCAAAGCAACCACGCGCTCCCACTCCTTGGGGTAGGGACGCACGGCGAAGCGGGGATGCCCCCTCGCCTTGCGGGTCTCGGCCGCAACCGCGATGCGCGCATCCACGGCAATGACGCCATCCTGGTCGGCGAGGAGCGGATTGATGTCGATCTCGCGAATGTCCGGCAGGTCGGCGGAGAGCTGCGCGATCTTCACCAGGACGAGCGCAATAGCCCGCTCGTCCGCCGCCGGCACGTCGCGATAGCCCTTGAGGATCCGCGATACGCGGGTGCGCGAAATCAGGTCGTGCGCGAGCTTGAGATCGAGGGGCGGCAGCGCGAGGGCCTTGTCGTTGATGACCTCCACGGCCGTTCCACCGCGTCCGAAGAGCACGACGGGTCCGAAGGACGGATCGTCCGCGAGACCGACGATCAGTTCCCGCGCCTTGGCGCGCCGCACCATCGGCTGGACCGTGACGCCCTTCACCACTGCCTCGGGCCGCAGGCGCGCCGCCCGTTCGAAGATATCGACCGCCGCCTTCCTGACCGCCTCCTCGGTCGTGAGGTCGAGCTTCACGCCGCCGATATCGGATTTGTGCACGATATCGGGCGAGAGGATCTTCACCGCCACCGTTCCGCCTTCGGCGATGATCGGCCGTGCGGCCGCCGCGGCCTCGTCCGGCGTCCGCGCCAGATGCACGGGGGCAACCGGGATGTCGTAGGCCCTGAGCAGGGCATTGGTCTCGAGCGGATCGAGCCAGTGACGGTTCTCGGCGAGCACGCCCTTGACGATGGCCTGTGCGGCGGCCGTGTCGGGCACGAAGTCCTTCGGAAGGCTGTCCGGCGTCTCCATGAGCTCGGTCTGCGCCTCGCGGTAGCGGACGAGCTGCATGAAGCCGCGCACCGCGTCCGCCTCCGTGGCGAAATGCGGAATGCGCAGCTCCTCGAAGACCCGCGCCGATTCCGGATCCTCGCCGATCCAGGCCGCGAAGACGGGTTTCTGCACGAAACCGTTGGCACGGGCGCGCCGGACGGTGTCCGCAATGGCCGCCGCGGCCTTGGGCGCATCCGTCACGGCCGTGGGAACGTTGAGGATGAGGATCGCGTCGTTGTCCGGATCCGTGAGCAAGGCTTCGAGCGCGACCGCATAGCGGGCGGGATCCGCATCTCCGATGATGTCCACCGGGTTCGAATGCGACCAGGTGGCGGGCAGCACCGCATCGAGCTTGCGGCGCGTCTCGTCCGAGAGGCCTGCCAGCGTACCGCCGAGATCGATGAGCCGGTCGACCGCGAGCACGCCGACCCCACCGCCATTCGTCAGAACGGCGAGGCGGTTGCCTGGGAACGGCTTCTGGCGCCCCAGGGTCTCGGCCGCCGCGAAGAGCTGGTCGAGGTCGAGCACCCGTAGCACTCCCGCCCTGCGGAACGCGGCTTCGAACACGGCATCGGAGCCCGCCATGGCGCCCGTATGCGTGGCGGCCGCCTGAGCGCCTTGCGCATGGCGGCCGGCCTTGATGGCCACCACCGGCTTGGTGCGCGCCGCAGCGCGGGCCGCCGACATGAACTTCTGCGCGTTGTCGATGGATTCGATGTACAGGAGGATCGCGCGTGTCCCGGCATCGCGCGAGAAGTAATCGAGGCAGTCGCTGAAATCGACGTCGATCTTATCGCCGAGGGATACGATGGCCGAGAAGCCCACATTGCGCTGGGCGGCCCACTCCACGAGCCCGGCCGCGACGGCGCCAGACTGGGACACCAACGCCAGATCTCCGGCCAGGGCCCCGCGGGCCGCGAAGCTGGCATTGAGCTTCGCCCGCGGCGCGATGACCCCGATGCAGTTCGGCCCGACGAGGCGCAGACCATGGCGCCGTGCGGCCAGGCGGACCTTCTCGGAGAGGGATCCCGGCCCGTAGCCGAGGCCCGAGGTCGCGATCACGGCCGCGGCCACGCCGCAGCGGCCCGCCTCCTCGATCACCCCGCGCACGCTGGGCGGCGGCACCGCGACCACGATGAGGTCCGGCACCTCGGGAAGCTTGGAGATGGAGGGAAAGCACGCCCTGCCCTCGATCTCCCGATGATGCGGATTGACCGGATGCACAGGCCCAGCGAAGCCGCCCTGGATGAGATTGTGCAGGAAGGTGAGCCCCAGCGACCCGGCGCGGGGGCTTGCGCCGATCACGGCAACGGAGCGGGGCGCGAAGAGCTGGTCGAGGCGATAGGTGGACATGGGCTTTCCGTCGTCTCGTGGCGGGCTGGGAACAACACCTAGGGCACTTTGGCGGAATATCCGAGCCTCAATTTGTCTTTGAGGAGAGCAGATGTCCCACGTCCCGGCTCTCTCCGGCGTTACACCCGGGGCGTCTCGAATTCCATGAAAAGCAGCTCTTCGTCGTAGAATGTGTCGCCGACGCGCAGGGCCTTGCGCTCGATCCCATAGGGCCGGAAGCCGAGCTTGTGGTAGGTACGACGGGCGCCCGTGTTGGAAAGACCGACGGCCGCCTCGAGCACGATGACGTGTGCGGCCGCGTGGGTGACGACTTGCCGGACAAGGGCCTCGCCGAGCCCCTGCCCGCGCAGGTCCGGCTGGACATAGACACCCCACATCACGCCCTTGTGCCGGGCCTTCAGACGGCCCTGGACCGCGAAGCCCGCCATTCCGACGAGCCGCTCTCCGGACCAGCCCCCGAAGATCCGGCCGGGGCCGCTCTCGGGGATCATGGCGCGGAAATCGTCGAGGCTGCGGGCCACCTCCTCCTCATAGCTAGACCCGAAGGCCTCGGGCACACCGGCGAGCGCTTCCAGCCGCAGATCCCGGAAGGCCCGGGCATCGGACGGAACGAGAGGGCGCAGGGAAAGAGGCGGAGGGTTCGGTTGTGCCATGGGCCTGTGTGGAGTGACGAAGCGGAAAGGCGAGCTTGGCCCGTCCCGCGGCTCGCGATCAAGCCCACGCGGGGAACGAAAACTCAAGCTTCCCACAGATAGCGGATGTCGGGCTCCTTCTCGTCGTTCCCGGACCCGTCGGTGAATTCAGCCGGGACAAAGCCATGCCGCTCGTAGAAGCGCCGGGCCTGCGCGTTCTTCTGGAAGGTCCAGAGCTGGAGACGGCTGCTCCCCTCCCGCACGGCCTGCAGCAGGGCCGATCCGACGCCCCGAGAGTGCCAGGCGGGGTCCACATAGAGATGGTCGAGCCAATCGCCGCACAGAGCCGCATAGCCGATGAACTTTCCGTCCGCTTCCGCGAGCCAGACGATGCTTCGGGGAAGCACGAGGTCCCGGAAGAAGGCCAAGTCCTCCTCTGGCGTGTGGAGATCCGGCAGATAGGGAAGGCACGCCTCACGCACCGCACGGTGCAGCCGAGCCACCGCCGGCATATCGGCCGGAGCGGCGCGGCGCAGGAAGAAGCGCGAAGCTCCTTCGGTCACTCGGCCAGCACCCGCGTCGGCGGGAAGATCACCTCCACGAGGGTGCCCTCGTTGGGGCTGCTCGAAATCTGCAGCGCGCCCCGGTTCGCCTCGACCAAGGCCTTGGTCAGGGGCAGGCCGAGCCCCGTGCCGCCGCGCTTGCGTGCCGTTGCCAGCTGCCGGAACGGCTCGAGGGCGGCCTGGATCTCCTTCTCGGTCATGCCGATGCCGGTATCGCGGACCCGGAACGCCACCTCGCCCCGGTCGGTCAGGGCCGTGGAGACGATCACCTGCCCGCCCGCATCCGTAAACTTGATCGCATTCGACACGAGGTTGAGGACGATCTGGCGCATGGAGCGCTCGTCCGCCACCACGGGCGGCAGCTTCTCCGGAAAGCTGGTGCGCACGACGATCCGGTCCCGCGCCGCCTGGGGCTGCAGCAGCGTCACGCAGGCTGAGACGAGACCGTTCAGCCCCACACTCGTGAAGGCGAGCTCCATGCGCCCGGCCTCGACCTTGGCGAGGTCGAGCAGATCGTTCACAAGGCTGATGACATGCGCGCCGGAGGCGTGGATGTCCTTGAGATATTCCTTGTAGCGGTCGATGCCGACGGGCCCGAACCGCTCCTCCAGCATGACCTCGGCAAAGCCCAGAATGGCATTGAGGGGCGTGCGGATCTCGTGGCTGATCTTGGCGAGCAGGTCAGACTTCTGGGCGCTCGCCTCCTCGGCGGCGCGCTTGGCGCCCACGAGCTCGCCTTCCGCCTTCTTGAAGGCCGTGATGTCTCGCAGGACCGCGCAGAATTTCCGGCCCGGCCCGTCATGGACCCGGCCCATGGTCATGAAGAGCGGGATCGTTCCGCCCTGGCGCACCCGCCCCTGGACCTCGCGTCCGTCGTTGAGCAGGCTCTGGACGCCGGGCGAGCGCAAACCTTCGAGATAATCGAGGGCGACGATATGGCTTTCCGGCGCGAGGAGAACCGTGATCGCATCTCCCACCACCTCGCCCTGGTCGTAGCCGAACAGGGCCTCGGCCGAGCGGTTGAGGGACACGATGCGGCCGGTCTCGTCGAGAACGATCACTCCGTCGGTCGCGGTGTCGAGGATCGATTCCAGCTCCTGCATCCGGCCTTCGCGCAGGCGCAGCTCCGCCTCAAGAACCGGAAGACGACGGTCGGCCTCCGTGTCCTGGATCCGGCGGATCGTCATGAGATCGGCAGGTTCCCCGTTCCACTCGGCCTTGGCCCGGCGCACCTCGACCGGTACGCTCTCGCCCTGCCGGGTCGCAATCGCCCGGGGCGAGCCCTCCTGCTCCCGGCCGGAAGGCGCAGGAGAGCTGCCGAAAAGGCCCGCGATGCCGCCGGCCGCCAGATCGGCTCCGGTCTCGTGGCCGGCAAGGTCGAGCAGGCTGCGATTAGCGAACAGGATCTCGTTGCCCCGATGGACAAGCACGCCGATGGGCAGGCGGTCGAGCACCCTGTCCCCGTCGAGGGTCGGCGGGACCGCAGGCGCGGGCTCCGCTGGGGCCGGCTCCTGTTCGGATGCCGGCGGAGGCACGACGTCACGCGGCGGTTCCTCGGCCTCGAAACGCGCCCCGAGGGCGCGGGCAATCTCGCGGAAGGCGCTGCGCTCCGCATTCGACAGTCCCATTTCGGAACGGGCCGGAACAACGGAAGCTTCCGCAGGCGCGGGAATCTCCGGCGCAGCCTCGTCCGTCCCCAGCTCGGCCAGGGTTGCCGCGACCGTCTCGCGCAGGCGCTCGAACAGAACCTCGTCGTGGCTGCGGATTTCCTCAGCGGGGGACAGATCCGGCGCCCCTCCGTCCATCTGAGGATCCGGCTCGCTCTCCGTCGCTGGAGCGGCAGGCGCCGCCCGCTCGCGGACGGCGTCCATGCGCACAAGGCCGAAGCCCCTGAAGCCGACAAGCGTCCGCTGCGGTCCGAAGACCGGCATGCCGGCCCAATCGACCGGGACCTGTCGGTCGGAGCCGTCCATGTTCCACAGGATTGTCCGGGCGCTCCAGGTCTCGCGCCGCGCGAAGAGCGATGCGATCTCCTGGCCGGGATCCTCCGCGAGAGACCCTGCCACCTCGTCCCAGGTCATTCCAACGATGCGGGAGGATTCGGGGCCGACCGCCTCGGCCAGGCCCGCTGATACGTCCAGGAAGCGGGTCTCGGGATCGGTCCGCCAGACGAACCGGATCGGGCCGCGCCGGTCGCCGCTCTGCCTAGGCTCCTCCCCGGCTGCCGGATGCGTCTTTTCGGTCTGGGGTGCTTTCTCCCGAACAGGACGACCATAGGCGCGCGGAAGCGAGCCGACGACGGCCGTGACGAGGACGGTCTCGCCATCGAGATCCGTCAGTCGGCAGGCGCAGGTCACGGGCGGCGACAGGCCAGCCGGGTCGAGGCGCAGGCGTTCGAGCCGCGTCCCGTTCCTGGGGGCGAGACCGCCGCCCAAGGCCCTCAGGCGGCTCCTGGCCTGAAGGGCCGGAAAAACGACGCCGGTTTCATTAGCGAGGACCCACCGCAGGCCTGACGCGGCCGATGATGCCCAGAGGAGCCTATCTCCCGCCTGGCTCCAGACGAGCACGGCCGTCTCCGGCCCGGCGGGAAATGCCGAGGCCGGGTCGGCGGCAAGCCGCGCCAGCATTCTTTCGAACCGGTCCGGAGCACCCGTCATGAACGGCCTCGACCTTTCACTCCATTCGCCGCGGGACATAAAGCGGCGGCTTCGCATTATCGGATAATGGGGCCTGTGCCTGAACTCCTAAATCTCTTTACTTCGTGATAACCTTAATGAATAGGCACGGCCTTGATCTTGATTTTGCGCTGCACAATGTGATATTGCACTGCACAACAGCCTTAACAGGAGCGATCCATGGCGACCAACCAGACGACGGGTTACGAGATTCCGGAAGAGATGCGCGATTTCGCCGAAAAGAGCGTCGAGCAGGCCCGCAAGGCCATGGACGGCTTCCTCGGCGCCGCGCAGAAGACGGTCGATACCTTCGAGGGATCGGCGAACACCGCCCAGGCGAGCATGAAGGACGCGACCCGCAAGACCCTCACCTATGCGGAGCTGAACATCGCGGCCGCCTTCGACCTCGCGCAGAAGATGGTGCGGGCCAAGAACGTCCAGGAAGCCATGCAGTATCAGGCTGAGTTCGTGCGCTCGCAGGTCGAATCCATGCAGACCCAGATGCGCGAATTCGGCACCATGGCCCAATCGGCCATGAAGCACACCACCACCAAGAAGTAAGACCTGCCAAGCGAGGACGTGGCCATGGCCGACGCGAAGAAAGCACGCGCCCCGCGTGCCAGGAAGCAAGCCTCCGCCCCGAAGCCCGGGCCGGAACTCGCCCTTGAGACGGCGCGGAGCGAACCGGTCTCCGAGACTCATCCTGCCCATGCGGCTGTGGAAACCCCGCTCCAGTCTCACACGAGCACGGACCGGATGGGAGAGCCGATGCAGTTCTCCCGCTTCGGCCAGGAGCGCACGGAGGCTCTGAGGCATGCTTTGAGCGAGGCCGCCCTGGCCACCGCTCACGGTGCCCTCGAGGTCAACGACAAGATCATCGCGGCCATGCAGCGCCAGAGCGAGACCGCCATCGACCTGTGGCGCTCCGCCATCGACGCGCCGCATCCGGCGGAGGCGCTGCGCCTCCACACGGACAGGTCCCGCCAGGCCTATGAAGCGGCGACCGCCCAGTGGAAGGACATCGCGGAGGCGACGACGCGCTGGTTCCAGCGGAGCCTGGAGCCCTTCCACTCCGTGCTGGCCGACCGCACCCGCTGAGACCTGTGCCCGTGGGCCTCAGGGCCCGCGGCACCTGTTCCCCGCCGCCGGAACATGCAGTATGGCTCGGCCATGACCGGCCGTGCCCCTTCTCGTCCTGTTCCTGCCGTGATCGCCGTCGTCCTGCGCGGCGACCATGTGCTTCTCGTGCGGCGCGCCAACCCGCCCGATGCGGGCCTGTGGGGATTCCCGGGCGGCAAGATCGAATATGGCGAAACCGTCGCGGACGCTGCCCTGCGCGAACTGCAGGAGGAAACCGCCATTGCGGCGCAGGCGGGCGAGGTTCTCGCGACCCTCGACATTCTCGACCGCGACGAGGGCGGCCATCTCCGACACCACTACATCCTGATCGCCGTCCGCTGCATCCTCGTGTCCGGTGAGCCCCTGGCCGGGGACGATGCGCTCGAGGTGCGCTGGTTTCCGGTTTGTCAGCTCGATCCCGCGCGCCTGCCCATGAGCGCCGATGTAGACACGATCGCGCGCCTTGCGCTGCAGGCCTCACCGGCGTGACCGCCCGAGCCTTGCCGTTTGCCGAAACGAAAGGGCCCTGCCGGGAAGGCAGGGCCAAGGTCTCGTTGTCTCTCGCTTCCGGCCTTAAAGCCGTCGGGTCGACGCAATCTCCGCATGGGGAGCCCTTACGGTCAAGCTTTCCAGGCCCGCTATAGTTGATGAAAAGTAAACGTTTACAGATCGGAAAGCATATCGGTAAGTGAAACTTGGTAGTCTATTGCAATATTATTCACATCGCTCTTATCTTCCGCCCGACAGGCACTTCAAGCCTTGCGCTTTTGGTCCTCAAGCACGGAAAAAAGTGATGCGTACCTCTCTCCTTGGACTGATTACCGGAACTGCAGCCCTGGCCATCACGGCCGCGACCGCCCAGGCCGCCGACCTGCCCGCGCGTTATTCCCCTGCCCCGGCCTATGAAGCCATGCCGGCCTTCACCTGGACGGGCTTCTATGTGGGCGCGAATGTCGGCTACGGCTGGAGCACCGGCAGCAGCCGCTATTTCGATCCCGCCTTCGGCTATGCGGGCGGCGGCAAGAGCGGCGGCTTCGTAGGCGGCGGTCAGGCCGGCTACAATTACCAGTTCGGCATGTTCGTCCTCGGCGCCGAGACCGACATCCAGTACGCGGCCGTCGGCAACAAGGGTGCGTCCTACGGCCTGTACTATTATTCGGGCAATTCGGACGGCTATTTCGGCACGATCCGCGCTCGCGCCGGTGTCGCTTTCGACCGCGCCCTCGTCTATGCCACGGGCGGCTTCGCCTATGGCGATATCGGCGGCAACATGGCCTTCGATCCCCTACTCGGCTATCGCCGGAGCGACAGCACCCATGGCGGCTGGACCGTCGGCGGCGGCGTGGAATATGCCGTGTCGGGCAACATTTCGGCCAAGGTCGAGGGCCTTTACGTGAACCTCGATACGCGCAGCAACTATGTGGGCAGCGCCTACGGCGTGCGCCGCGACACCGAGTTCGGCGTCCTCCGGGCCGGCGTGAACTACAAGTTCAACTGACGCTTTTCGCGCTCAGGCAAAGACAGGGGCTCGGCATCGCCGGGCCCTTTTCCGTTTGGGGGACGCAAAACGGCAATCCTCCGGCAACCGAAGGCGCCTATGCTCCCGGGCGAATCCCCGCATCCGACCGGACGGCGGGCGTCCTGGAGGAGACTTTCGTGAAGAAGCTGGCTGCTGTCGCCGGACTGGCATTGCTGAGCGCCGGATGCGCCTATCCCCCGCCAGGGGAGCTGGCCATGACCTGCACCGACTATATCGGCCGGCCGATCTCGGACCGGATCGCCGCCTACGGACCGCCGCAGACGGTCGTGAGGCTCAGCCCCACGGAGGTCGGCTACACCTTCTTCACGAAGACGACGACCTATTCTGGGGGCGAGGTCTATTACACGACGAACTACATGGTGGGCGTCGATACTCATCGCATGCCGGTCTATGCGACCACGACCACCTGCCAGGGCACCTTCATCACCCGCGCCCTTTCTGACGCCATCCCGATCGAGCAGCGCATCATCGTGGATGTCAGGAACTAGAACGGTTCTTGCGCGCTGTCCTCTTTGCGGGCATGCCGCCCTCGCTTGATATGCCGGGACGGCAATCTCGCCCATTGGAACAGGTCGCTCGCATGATGAAGCCACGGCCCCTCGCCGGATATCTTCCCGCCGCAGCCCTGGCGCTCCTTGCGAGCGCCATCTGGCCGATCGCCAGCGCCTGGAGCCAGGAAGGTGAAGACAGCCCCTTTGCGGACGCGGACATGCAGCCGGGGCGGCAGGCCCGCTGCAGCGAGGTCGCTGCCCTGATCGAAGGACGGGAGACGGGGCAGCAGCGGGTGGATTTCAGCGTCGTCGGGAGCTTGGCCCTGGTCCATCACGACGGTACCCTCGCGTATCTCGGGCTCTGTGGAACACCGCCCGAGCCCAAGGTGCTTTGCGTGACCTACCAGACGAACGGCATGCAGGTGGGCGACAAGGTCATCGTCACGGGCGGCTTCAGCAAGCCCAGCCCTGATTACGTTCTTCTCGATCCTTGCCTGGCCTCGCGCCCCGAAGCGGGCGGCGAATAGGCGGCCTCATTCCCCGGCCTGGGAGATGGCGACCACATTCCGGCCCGACGCCTTGGCTTGGTAAAGCGCGAGGTCGGCGTCGCGGATGAGCCGGTTGACGGTCACGTTCCGGGCTGTGGCACAGCCGACGCTGACGGTGGCCGAAACCCGATGACCCAGGACGGTCTGGGCCGCGCCCGCGAAAGCCCGCCGGACCTCCTCCGCCAAAGCCTCGGCCTTCTGCCTTGGGATCGGAAGGATGGCGGCGAACTCCTCCCCGCCCATGCGGCCGAACGAGCCCTTCGGCAGGTGGGTGGCGAGAATCCGGCCGAACAGGGTCAGGATATGGTCGCCCACCTCGTGCCCGTAGCTGTCATTGACCTTCTTGAAATTATCGAGGTCGAAAAGCAGGCAGGTGGCGGCCTTGCCCTCCAGCCTGCGGAGCAGGTCAGTCGCATTGCGGAAGACGGCCCGCCGGTTCGGAATTCCCGTAAGGGGATCGACCAGGGCGGCCCGCTTATGCTCTTCCTCCACCTGCTCCTTCGCCATGGACAGGAACACGAAAGCCGCCACCGGCGTGAAGAGGACCAGGAACATCCCCATATTGGCGGACCACCGCATCACCAGCACGTCGATCCAGCCGATGCCTGTCGTCGCAAAGACCAGAATGCTCCGGAAGGCATGAAAAACCGTCAGGAGCAGCAGGAGCGCGATGGCCACCCGCTGGGAGACCAGCACCTGCCGCGCATGCCGCCACAACTCCCATGCGGAGAGAAGCGTGTAGAACTCGCAGATGAGAGACACGACCAGGAGCCGCATCTCGAACCGATCCTGGATGAGCGGAAACAGCGCGGTCCAGACGACCAGCCCCGGCAGGGTCACCAGAAAGAGACGGGAGCGCCCGTTGAAGGCCCGGCATCCCGCATAGAGGATGCCGTAGACCAGCGTCATGACGGCGTTCGACACATAGAGAACCGAGGGACTGACCGGCACTAGGCCGAGGCTGACGAGCCCCATGCCGAAAGGGACGAGGCAAAAGGCCGTCCCCCACAAGGCCAGCGCCTTGACGTTCCGGTTCAGGAGCCAGGAGAACAGCAGCAGCAGCCCGAGCACCCCCGTGAGGGTCAGGAAGGCGAAACCGAGGGTGGCGGGATCGAGCTTCATGAAATGGCGACACCGTCCCATGCCGGAGCGCCCGACCGTTGGTTCTCTCCGCTCCGGTTCGTCGCTCTCATGAATTGTCCCACCATCGGAAAGAATCCTCGAGGTAGCGAACAGGGCCCACAGCCTCGGGACTGTGCGTCATGTGCACGGAAATGATACCTTGCGCAACCGGAAGGCCCGCTTCTTGGCAGAAGAAGCCGCCCCAGATCTTGCACTCTCTTAACGAACTCTTTTCCCGACGGCCGCTTAAGCTTAGGTTTTTGCGGCCAGAGCACTGACTTACGTTATGTCATTCGGATTACACAGGAATGCGGATGCCACAGCTGCGGTCGCGGTGCCACCGAAGAACCGGATGCAAGCCCGATCGTTATCGTGGATGATGCCGTCTGGCGTCCGGCCCGGCGGCATCCTGCCGCGGGGTCTCGGCGCCCAACCTCAGCGAGTTTCATGAGCAGACAGACCAAGAGCGTCGCCATTCCGCCGAACGAGGCCGCCATCGTGACGGCGAGCAACATGACGGAGCTGGAGCTGGTTCTCCCGGATCTCAGCGACGATGATCTTCCCGAGATCCCGACCTTTCTCGTCGCCTGCGCCATGCGCTTCCACAGCGATCCGCAATTCGTCCAGGAGCAGCTCGACTGGCTGGCCCGGATGCGGGAAGCGGACGTGGACGAGGGGCTGAAGCCGGACGAGCTCAACGCCTCCAACGACGACTGACCTTTACGACCGCTTCCCCTGCTTCAACGCGAGGAGGCGTTGAGCCGCGATGCCACCGGGCGTCCCGGCGGAGACACGGTCGTGCAGCCGCTCGATCTGCTGCTGCTGGAGCCGCAGAAGAGCCTGCAAGCCGTCGATCCGGGCGCGGAGCAGACGGGCTTCGTGGAGCCGGTCGAGGACACCCGTGAGGGCGGGGCGTCCCGAGGCCTCGGTGGAATCGTTCATCGGTGCTGATGCAAGTGGACAGGAGGGACCCGAAGGCCCGCCATCATCTGACGCGAAATGAGGTAATTTGACGGCCACGCTTCCCCGAAGGGGCGGACGTTTCAGCGCAGATGACCGGAAGATGGTACAGCCGCCCCGGCTCGAACGGGGGACCCCCAGATCCACAATCTGGTGCTCTAACCAACTGAGCTACGGCTGCACACGGGGCAGGGTGTAATCGCCCGGGCGATCAATTTCAAGGCTTCTTTGCACCCGTCGCGTCAAAAACGAAACGGCGGGCCGAAGCCCGCCGCTTGATGGCCGTTTGGCCGGAAAAGAAGCCTTCCGGGCCTTATTCTGCAGAGGCGCCAGCGGCCTTGAGGACGGGCGTCCAGCGTGCCACCTCGGATTCCACGAGCTTCTGGAGCGCCGCGGGGGTACGCTCCTCCTTCGAGGGAATCACGCCGCCGAGGTCCAGGAGGCGCTTGCGGGTGTTCTCGTCGTCCAGGGACTTCACCAGGGCGTCGTTGAGCTTGGCCACGATTTCGGGCGGGGTGCCCTTGGGTGCGAACACGGCGTTCCAGGCGCTGACTTCATAATCCGGCAGGCCTGCCTCCTTCGTGGTCGGCACGTTCGGCAAAGCGGGCGAGCGCTCCGGCGTCGCGATGGCATAGGCCTTGATGTTGCCGCCGAGGATCTGCGGCGCGACGTTGACGATCTGGTCGGTCATGTAATCGACCGTGTTGGCCATCAGGTCGTTCAGGGCCGGGCCCGTGCCGCGATAGGCCACCATGGTGGGCTTCACCTTGACCACCGAGTTGAAGAAGATGCCGGTGGAATGGGACACGGAGCCCACGCCCGCATGGGCCATGTTCACCTTGTCGGCATTGGCCTTCATGTAGTCGAGGAAGCCCTTGAGGTCGTTGGCTGGGAAGTCCTTCTTGGCCACGATCACGATGGGCGTACCGGCCGCCAGGCCGATGGGCGCGAAGTCTTTGGCCGGGTCGTATTTCAGGTTCGGGTAGAGGGCCGGCGCGGCCCCATGGGTGCCCATGTGCCCCATCATGATCGTGTAGCCGTCGGGCTGGGACTGGGCGCCGCGGGTGATGCCGGTGGTGCCGCCGGCGCCC contains:
- a CDS encoding GGDEF domain-containing protein; protein product: MKLDPATLGFAFLTLTGVLGLLLLFSWLLNRNVKALALWGTAFCLVPFGMGLVSLGLVPVSPSVLYVSNAVMTLVYGILYAGCRAFNGRSRLFLVTLPGLVVWTALFPLIQDRFEMRLLVVSLICEFYTLLSAWELWRHARQVLVSQRVAIALLLLLTVFHAFRSILVFATTGIGWIDVLVMRWSANMGMFLVLFTPVAAFVFLSMAKEQVEEEHKRAALVDPLTGIPNRRAVFRNATDLLRRLEGKAATCLLFDLDNFKKVNDSYGHEVGDHILTLFGRILATHLPKGSFGRMGGEEFAAILPIPRQKAEALAEEVRRAFAGAAQTVLGHRVSATVSVGCATARNVTVNRLIRDADLALYQAKASGRNVVAISQAGE
- a CDS encoding outer membrane protein — encoded protein: MRTSLLGLITGTAALAITAATAQAADLPARYSPAPAYEAMPAFTWTGFYVGANVGYGWSTGSSRYFDPAFGYAGGGKSGGFVGGGQAGYNYQFGMFVLGAETDIQYAAVGNKGASYGLYYYSGNSDGYFGTIRARAGVAFDRALVYATGGFAYGDIGGNMAFDPLLGYRRSDSTHGGWTVGGGVEYAVSGNISAKVEGLYVNLDTRSNYVGSAYGVRRDTEFGVLRAGVNYKFN
- a CDS encoding tripartite tricarboxylate transporter substrate binding protein BugD; the encoded protein is MKKIALTLAAGLALAATGAQAQGNYPQRPITMIVPFAAGGPTDVIARIVGDHMSRTLGQQIVIENVAGAGGTTGITRGAQSQPDGYTIMMGHMGTHGAAPALYPNLKYDPAKDFAPIGLAAGTPIVIVAKKDFPANDLKGFLDYMKANADKVNMAHAGVGSVSHSTGIFFNSVVKVKPTMVAYRGTGPALNDLMANTVDYMTDQIVNVAPQILGGNIKAYAIATPERSPALPNVPTTKEAGLPDYEVSAWNAVFAPKGTPPEIVAKLNDALVKSLDDENTRKRLLDLGGVIPSKEERTPAALQKLVESEVARWTPVLKAAGASAE